Proteins encoded in a region of the Leptospira montravelensis genome:
- the rpmF gene encoding 50S ribosomal protein L32: MAVPKRRKSKSKVRTKRAHHAIGKPNLNPCSNCGSFVLSHRVCPYCGFYKGKLVVAQKVKKTTEDN, from the coding sequence ATGGCAGTCCCAAAGAGACGTAAATCAAAATCGAAAGTTAGAACGAAAAGAGCCCATCACGCGATTGGCAAACCTAACTTAAACCCGTGTTCCAATTGTGGTTCATTTGTCCTGTCCCACCGTGTTTGCCCTTATTGCGGTTTTTATAAGGGAAAACTCGTAGTCGCTCAAAAAGTTAAAAAAACGACCGAAGATAACTAA
- the plsX gene encoding phosphate acyltransferase PlsX codes for MWVAVDAMSGDYGPEGIVEGAVLAVREFGLSVCLVGDEQELLDILLKFDYDTEKVRVIHSTEIIGMNDSPSIAVRAMEDSSVVKAVRLVADKECIGVFSPGNTGATMAAALLHLGRLPGVLRPPIAAHIPREEGPPVLLLDAGANVDCKPEYLAQFAVMGEIYSRELFGIQNPKVGILSNGEEDKKGNTVSVKTFDLLKKIPFNFVGNVEGRDLYGGGREVDVVVCDGFIGNIVLKATEGLAKSIFNVLKSSIRQSSLAKTGALLLKSTFNAVKKRLDYAEYGGALLLGVEGICMIGHGSSNALAVKNAVRVISECAKHGINERIRERLGEYKTILSDSV; via the coding sequence ATGTGGGTCGCCGTGGACGCGATGAGCGGAGATTACGGCCCTGAAGGTATCGTCGAGGGCGCGGTACTGGCAGTTCGAGAATTCGGACTGTCTGTCTGTCTCGTCGGCGACGAACAAGAGTTACTTGATATCCTGTTAAAATTTGATTATGACACAGAGAAAGTCCGTGTCATTCATTCTACTGAGATCATCGGTATGAATGATTCTCCTTCGATAGCAGTCCGCGCTATGGAGGATTCTTCCGTAGTCAAAGCAGTTCGTTTAGTGGCAGATAAAGAATGTATCGGTGTGTTTTCTCCGGGAAACACAGGTGCTACTATGGCCGCCGCATTATTACATCTTGGTCGACTACCGGGTGTTCTGCGGCCTCCAATTGCTGCGCATATTCCAAGAGAAGAAGGACCACCTGTGCTTTTGTTAGATGCGGGTGCCAATGTAGATTGTAAACCTGAATATTTAGCACAGTTTGCAGTAATGGGAGAAATTTATTCCCGTGAACTATTTGGAATTCAAAATCCTAAAGTAGGAATCCTCTCCAATGGGGAAGAGGACAAAAAGGGAAATACTGTTTCTGTCAAAACCTTTGATCTATTAAAAAAAATCCCGTTTAACTTTGTAGGAAACGTAGAGGGCCGCGATTTATACGGTGGTGGCCGTGAAGTGGATGTTGTAGTTTGTGATGGTTTTATTGGGAACATTGTTCTTAAAGCCACAGAAGGCCTTGCAAAATCTATATTTAATGTTCTAAAGAGTTCCATAAGGCAATCGAGTCTTGCAAAGACAGGCGCCTTACTTTTAAAATCAACTTTTAACGCTGTGAAAAAACGTTTAGACTACGCAGAATACGGCGGTGCTCTACTACTCGGTGTGGAAGGGATTTGTATGATAGGGCACGGATCTTCCAATGCATTAGCTGTTAAAAATGCAGTGAGAGTGATTTCAGAATGCGCCAAACACGGTATCAACGAAAGGATTCGCGAAAGACTCGGCGAATACAAAACTATACTTAGTGATTCAGTTTAA
- the fabG gene encoding 3-oxoacyl-ACP reductase FabG — protein sequence MISLSGKTAIVTGGARGIGKATCLKLASLGANIVVADMNPEATNATAEELKSKGYKAIAVVANVSVEEDAQKLIDSAKKEFGTVDILVNNAGITRDTLLMRMKKEQWDAVIAVNLTGTYLCTQAAIKVMMKQENGGSIINLSSISGENGNIGQTNYSASKAGVIGFTKAVALEMASRKVRCNAIAPGFIATEMTEAIPENIRHGMVQAIPLKRAGLPEDIANGIAFLASDASSFITGHILDINGGGFLPGGGH from the coding sequence ATGATTAGTTTATCAGGAAAAACAGCCATCGTAACTGGTGGGGCAAGAGGAATAGGAAAAGCAACTTGTTTGAAACTTGCTTCTCTTGGAGCCAATATCGTTGTAGCGGATATGAATCCAGAAGCAACGAATGCAACAGCAGAAGAATTAAAATCCAAAGGTTACAAAGCAATCGCGGTTGTAGCAAACGTTTCTGTTGAAGAAGATGCACAAAAATTAATCGATTCAGCAAAAAAAGAATTTGGAACCGTCGATATCCTAGTCAACAATGCAGGGATCACTCGTGATACACTCCTTATGAGAATGAAAAAAGAGCAGTGGGATGCAGTCATTGCAGTGAACCTAACTGGTACTTATCTTTGTACACAAGCTGCCATCAAAGTCATGATGAAACAAGAAAATGGTGGATCTATCATCAACCTTTCTTCTATCTCTGGTGAAAACGGAAACATTGGACAAACAAACTATTCAGCATCCAAAGCTGGTGTGATTGGTTTTACAAAAGCTGTAGCTCTTGAAATGGCTTCTAGAAAGGTTCGTTGTAACGCAATCGCTCCAGGTTTCATTGCAACAGAAATGACAGAAGCAATCCCAGAAAACATCAGACACGGTATGGTACAAGCAATTCCACTCAAACGAGCAGGTCTTCCAGAAGACATCGCAAACGGAATCGCATTTTTAGCATCTGATGCATCTTCCTTTATCACAGGACATATCCTCGATATCAATGGTGGTGGATTTTTACCAGGTGGCGGACACTAA
- a CDS encoding DUF1538 domain-containing protein: MARNEKEESIHIGFKEAITLILPYFRKKLWEQTKAVIWIVLYLALFQLFILRIPIKEAGLITLGISAVILGLAFFLEGLFLGLMPLGEALGLRLPQKLGILSIILFSILMGVGATLAEPAIAILRACGSKVAPWDAPLLYFLLNEGSHYLYLSIAIGVGVSVVFGMLRFLFGFSLMRILVPTIVILLGVSIYAYFDENLKFISGLAWDSGAVTTGPVTVPLVVALGIGISKVAEKNDQSSAYGVVTLASLFPILSVFLVGMYFSGKLPKPMSEEVFFKQGIKLEEAKLLLGDSYKVSSTKEVLLPKKINPPELFKKAKENIFEAFELAIRAILPLSIFLILFLGLILKEKISYPEEVFLGIGFSIIGLSIFNFGIIFGLNKLGDQVGGKLPSTFRSIELIDSTKFIPNFNPKSVLKAVNEDGKEEKFFYLKERKSYTSIPYHEENWNQKNKIYEYVPIHGPIFGKEDNLLGYLVVLVFAFFLGYSATLAEPALSALGNTVEETTVGTFRKSLLIQSVAVGVGLGTLLGMLKILLEIPLVWIVVPIYLLLLVLNTFSKSEFIDIAWDSAGVTTGPITVPLIIAMGLGIGNQMGTVDGFGILAAASAFPILSVLIMGMIVENSRKLSLRDSELKEK, translated from the coding sequence ATGGCAAGGAATGAAAAAGAAGAATCCATTCATATAGGATTCAAAGAAGCGATTACGCTTATACTTCCCTACTTTCGAAAAAAACTTTGGGAGCAAACCAAAGCCGTCATCTGGATAGTCCTGTATCTTGCACTCTTTCAATTATTTATTTTGCGAATCCCCATCAAAGAGGCAGGTCTCATTACATTAGGCATCTCTGCAGTAATCCTAGGTTTGGCCTTCTTTTTGGAAGGACTGTTTTTGGGCCTCATGCCCTTAGGTGAGGCATTGGGACTTCGCCTTCCACAAAAATTAGGTATCCTAAGTATTATCCTTTTCTCTATATTGATGGGAGTTGGTGCCACATTAGCAGAGCCAGCAATCGCCATCCTTCGCGCCTGTGGGAGTAAGGTCGCTCCTTGGGATGCTCCTTTACTTTATTTTTTATTAAATGAAGGCTCCCACTACCTCTACTTATCTATAGCTATTGGAGTTGGAGTGTCTGTTGTCTTTGGGATGTTAAGATTTTTATTTGGATTTTCTTTAATGCGAATCCTTGTGCCCACCATAGTTATTCTGTTAGGTGTAAGTATTTATGCATACTTTGATGAAAATTTAAAATTTATATCTGGCCTTGCATGGGATTCGGGAGCTGTGACCACAGGACCGGTTACTGTCCCGTTAGTTGTTGCTCTAGGAATTGGAATATCCAAGGTAGCAGAAAAAAATGACCAAAGTAGTGCTTATGGAGTCGTGACCCTTGCTTCTCTTTTCCCCATCCTCTCTGTGTTTTTAGTAGGAATGTATTTTTCTGGAAAACTACCTAAACCCATGTCGGAAGAAGTGTTTTTTAAACAAGGAATCAAATTAGAAGAAGCAAAACTTCTACTTGGAGACTCATATAAAGTCTCTTCTACAAAAGAAGTATTGTTACCTAAAAAAATCAATCCACCTGAATTATTCAAAAAGGCAAAAGAAAATATCTTTGAAGCTTTCGAATTAGCAATCCGAGCCATTTTACCTTTATCGATTTTTTTAATTTTATTTTTAGGATTAATTCTAAAAGAAAAAATATCATACCCCGAAGAAGTATTTTTGGGAATAGGATTTTCTATCATTGGCCTTAGCATTTTTAACTTTGGAATCATCTTCGGATTAAATAAACTCGGTGACCAAGTAGGAGGAAAACTTCCTTCGACGTTTCGTTCCATTGAACTGATCGACTCCACAAAATTTATTCCAAACTTTAACCCGAAATCTGTTTTGAAAGCTGTCAACGAAGACGGAAAAGAAGAAAAGTTCTTTTATCTCAAAGAAAGAAAATCCTATACAAGTATCCCATACCATGAAGAAAACTGGAATCAAAAAAATAAAATTTATGAATATGTTCCGATCCACGGACCTATTTTTGGAAAAGAAGACAATTTATTAGGTTACTTAGTTGTTCTTGTATTTGCTTTCTTTTTGGGATATAGCGCAACACTCGCTGAACCTGCATTATCTGCTTTAGGAAATACAGTAGAAGAAACAACTGTTGGTACATTTCGAAAATCTCTCTTAATCCAATCTGTGGCGGTTGGGGTGGGATTAGGAACTCTCCTTGGTATGTTAAAAATTTTATTAGAAATCCCTTTGGTTTGGATTGTTGTTCCCATTTATCTTTTACTTCTCGTTTTAAATACATTTAGCAAATCTGAATTTATTGATATAGCTTGGGATAGCGCCGGAGTAACCACAGGACCCATTACTGTTCCACTGATCATCGCAATGGGACTTGGAATTGGCAACCAAATGGGCACTGTTGACGGATTTGGGATTTTAGCCGCTGCATCAGCATTTCCCATCTTATCTGTTTTGATTATGGGTATGATTGTTGAGAATTCCCGTAAACTTTCGTTACGTGATTCAGAATTAAAAGAGAAATAG
- a CDS encoding sulfurtransferase, with product MIQKWTQTLTAFLLLSFSVSCVEKKEDKNTLLAALLYLAANQIKVNTASDLVNESADDYNQNNWGLITGSTLNRFVSDWPANKPNHITGNLIVLQTDRANKANGGSEVWNPYVKSDVSKGVYVYALNDYKPSGLPSGGFRFNQTRDSGLFSNSVRYQANGEFVDDWLNTYGINPTKDLIVFAVGTGNSTNNSEDAIADSAPAAASAAGGVQDITRGVYWLRYWGVDIKHLAILNGNLRSNFSQIYPSQTSSSKSTLPGKGNFTVKSIRVDNTIITSGLEDIYEIAKNNLEAQIPGLTTKQFLIDARPTAQWDGSAAGRLDDDSGTTTAGSNPNGNRTAITTSYLHSGAPDAAGKKYIPFEGRIKGSTTFPWLALFEGFTDTGALSTSAADAFAIGYRYKSKAALKTIFANKGYTTGSTVVSQCRTNFEAQVNGFAALNILGYPSTYYDGSLVEWTALVAGHGTSSVNQVPSDFKWRTDTSSVSTNLWYNASTIIVRPAINLTATTTKKFIQEDKAYKY from the coding sequence ATGATTCAAAAATGGACCCAAACACTGACTGCTTTCCTCCTACTTTCCTTCTCGGTTTCTTGTGTCGAAAAGAAAGAAGACAAAAACACTTTATTGGCTGCTTTACTTTATTTGGCCGCCAACCAAATCAAAGTCAACACGGCATCCGATTTGGTGAACGAATCTGCCGATGATTATAACCAAAACAATTGGGGACTCATCACAGGCTCTACCTTAAACCGATTTGTATCAGATTGGCCAGCAAACAAACCGAATCATATTACGGGAAACCTCATCGTATTACAAACAGATCGAGCGAACAAAGCAAATGGCGGATCTGAGGTTTGGAACCCCTATGTGAAATCTGATGTTTCCAAAGGGGTGTACGTTTATGCTCTCAATGACTACAAACCATCCGGTTTGCCAAGTGGTGGGTTTCGTTTCAATCAAACCAGAGATTCTGGACTATTCTCCAATTCAGTGCGTTACCAAGCAAATGGTGAATTTGTAGATGATTGGCTGAACACTTATGGAATTAATCCTACAAAAGATTTAATCGTATTTGCCGTTGGAACAGGAAACTCTACTAACAATAGTGAAGATGCCATTGCCGATTCGGCACCAGCAGCAGCTTCGGCAGCGGGTGGAGTGCAAGACATCACTCGTGGGGTATATTGGCTAAGGTATTGGGGAGTTGATATAAAACACCTTGCAATCTTAAATGGAAACTTACGAAGTAATTTCTCACAAATTTACCCATCACAAACAAGTTCCTCTAAAAGTACACTTCCCGGAAAAGGAAATTTTACGGTCAAAAGCATTCGAGTGGATAATACCATTATTACCTCTGGTTTAGAGGATATTTATGAGATTGCAAAAAACAATCTGGAAGCACAAATTCCAGGTCTTACCACCAAACAATTTTTAATCGATGCAAGACCAACTGCACAATGGGATGGGTCAGCTGCAGGAAGACTTGATGATGATTCTGGCACTACCACCGCAGGGTCAAATCCAAATGGTAATCGAACAGCAATCACCACATCTTACCTACATTCTGGTGCACCGGATGCTGCAGGAAAGAAATATATCCCTTTTGAGGGACGTATCAAAGGATCTACCACTTTTCCTTGGTTAGCCTTGTTTGAGGGATTCACTGACACGGGAGCTTTATCCACTTCAGCTGCGGATGCTTTTGCTATCGGTTATCGATACAAATCAAAGGCGGCTTTGAAAACGATTTTTGCAAACAAAGGTTATACTACCGGTTCTACCGTTGTCAGCCAATGCCGAACTAATTTTGAAGCACAAGTAAATGGATTTGCTGCGCTGAATATTCTCGGATATCCAAGCACTTATTATGATGGATCTTTAGTGGAATGGACAGCCCTTGTTGCGGGACATGGAACTTCTTCTGTCAACCAAGTCCCAAGTGATTTTAAATGGAGAACAGACACTTCTTCCGTTTCAACAAATCTCTGGTATAACGCCTCAACTATCATTGTTCGTCCCGCTATCAATCTTACAGCAACAACCACAAAAAAATTCATTCAAGAAGATAAGGCTTATAAGTACTAA
- the acpP gene encoding acyl carrier protein → MADFEKIKSIIVEQLGVDESEVTPEAHFINDLGADSLDTVELVMALEEEFGVEISDEDAEKIQTVGDVIKFIDKLKG, encoded by the coding sequence ATGGCAGATTTCGAAAAAATTAAGTCAATCATCGTAGAACAACTTGGTGTTGATGAATCAGAAGTTACACCTGAAGCTCACTTCATCAATGATCTTGGTGCTGACTCTCTTGATACAGTTGAACTAGTTATGGCTCTTGAAGAAGAGTTTGGTGTGGAGATTTCTGATGAAGACGCAGAAAAAATCCAAACCGTAGGCGATGTAATTAAATTCATCGATAAACTTAAGGGGTAA